In one Burkholderiales bacterium GJ-E10 genomic region, the following are encoded:
- a CDS encoding class I/II aminotransferase: MSGEPGPAVAAAPAAFLEGSPRYDFDEVIDRRGTNSMKWGYARQLLTPEQSAADPLPMWVADMDFRAAPPILEALRRQVEAGVFGYGGMPDSYREAAVAWQARRFGWQAKPEWLVQSPGVVTALNTAIQAFSQPGDHVLVQPPVYFHFLHDVVANGRRLALAPLTLDQGRYRFDPERFEAAIQPGTRLFILCSPHNPTGNVWTREELLAMAAICERHGILILADEVHQDLVFGEGVRHLPLAMLDDAIADNVIVCTAPSKTFNIAGLSCANVFIPNARHRLQYRRQSERNGVHLVNVLGTAACEAAYREGEPWVEAMLEYVRGNQRHFAERIGALGLPVTVTPTDALYLAWIDFRRLGMAPAALHDFLLRRARLWLDPGSKFGAAGEGFLRINLACPRRLVDEALDRLTSALPR; encoded by the coding sequence AAGTGATCGACCGGCGTGGCACCAATTCCATGAAGTGGGGCTACGCGCGTCAGCTCCTGACTCCCGAACAGTCGGCGGCCGATCCGCTGCCGATGTGGGTTGCCGACATGGATTTCCGCGCGGCGCCGCCGATCCTCGAAGCCTTGCGTCGCCAGGTCGAGGCGGGCGTGTTCGGCTACGGCGGCATGCCGGACTCCTACCGCGAAGCCGCCGTCGCCTGGCAGGCGCGGCGTTTCGGCTGGCAGGCGAAACCGGAATGGCTCGTGCAATCGCCGGGCGTCGTCACCGCGCTCAACACGGCGATCCAGGCGTTCTCGCAGCCGGGTGACCACGTGCTCGTGCAGCCGCCGGTCTACTTCCACTTTCTTCACGATGTCGTCGCCAACGGGCGTCGCTTGGCACTGGCGCCGCTCACGCTGGATCAGGGGCGATACCGATTCGACCCGGAGCGGTTCGAGGCCGCCATCCAGCCGGGCACCCGGCTCTTCATCTTGTGCAGCCCGCACAACCCGACCGGCAACGTGTGGACGCGCGAAGAACTGCTTGCGATGGCGGCGATCTGCGAGCGCCACGGCATCCTGATTCTCGCCGACGAAGTCCACCAGGACCTCGTATTCGGCGAAGGAGTGCGCCATCTGCCCCTGGCCATGCTCGACGACGCGATCGCCGACAACGTCATCGTCTGCACGGCGCCGAGCAAGACGTTCAATATCGCCGGGCTGTCCTGCGCAAACGTCTTCATCCCCAACGCGCGCCATCGGTTGCAGTACCGCAGGCAGTCCGAGCGCAACGGCGTCCACCTCGTCAATGTTCTGGGCACGGCCGCGTGCGAGGCGGCGTATCGGGAGGGCGAGCCCTGGGTCGAGGCGATGCTCGAGTACGTGCGCGGCAACCAGCGCCACTTCGCCGAACGGATCGGCGCGCTCGGGCTGCCGGTCACCGTCACGCCGACCGACGCCCTCTATCTGGCGTGGATCGATTTTCGCCGGCTTGGCATGGCGCCCGCCGCACTGCACGACTTCCTGTTGCGGCGCGCGCGCTTGTGGCTCGATCCGGGGTCCAAGTTCGGCGCTGCAGGCGAAGGCTTCCTGCGCATCAATCTGGCCTGTCCGCGGCGGCTCGTCGACGAAGCGCTCGACCGCCTGACGTCGGCGCTTCCACGCTGA